A single window of Bombyx mori chromosome 9, ASM3026992v2 DNA harbors:
- the LOC101738141 gene encoding V-type proton ATPase 116 kDa subunit a 1 isoform X1 has protein sequence MGSLFRSEEMTLCQLFLQSEAAYACVSELGELGLVQFRDLNPDVNAFQRKFVNEVRRCDEMERKLRYLEKEIRRDGIPMLEIPGECPEAPQPREMIDLEATFEKLENELREVNQNAEALKRNYLELTELKHILRKTQVFFDEHEGGANTTESMTRALISDDPNRHMGHVQLGLRDKQESLEFLPCFVAGVILRERIPAFERMLWRACRGNVFLRQAEIDTPLEDPSSSDQVYKSVFIIFFQGDQLKTRVKKICEGFRATLYPCPESPADRREMAMGVMTRIEDLNTVLGQTQDHRHRVLVAAAKNIKNWFVKVRKIKAIYHTLNLFNLDVTQKCLIAECWVPALDMETIQLALRRGTERSGSSVPPILNRMETIEDPPTYNRTNKFTSAFQHLIYAYGVATYREVNPAPYTVITFPFLFAVMFGDLGHGAIMAAFGFWMCYKEKPLQAKKIDSEIWNIFFGGRYIILLMGLFSMYTGLIYNDIFSKSLNIFGSSWRNNYDGSTLQSNQLLQLNPDSKDYLQYPYPFGIDPVWQLAEANKIIFMNGYKMKISIIIGVFHMLFGVCLSLWNHLYFKRRISIYVEFIPQILFLSLLFFYMVLLMFIKWTTYGATPGHFGSQDPEIVKTSAFCAPSILITFINMMLFKHDKNTRPQCDDFMFSGQMFIQKLFVIVALLCVPIMLFGKPYFIMREQKQRARQGHQPVEGNAENGTAGGAPVPASGHHDEEITEVFIHQAIHTIEFVLGSVSHTASYLRLWALSLAHAQLAEVAWNMLLRKGLMSNDYQGGIFLYVVFAGWAAISVSILVLMEGLSAFLHTLRLHWYGHTPNQYISSIQIQIQNHLFQLRCQHNTFLECQNINNNVNSTTASKKSHSPEKNRRNKHSRLFFVFSQFFIFF, from the exons ATGGGGTCTTTGTTTCGGAGTGAGGAGATGACACTATGTCAGCTTTTCCTGCAAAGTGAAGCTGCTTATGCCTGCGTGTCCGAGCTCGGGGAGTTGGGGCTAGTTCAGTTCCGAGAT TTGAATCCTGACGTAAATGCCTTCCAACGTAAGTTCGTCAATGAAGTACGTCGCTGCGATGAGATGGAACGTAAGCTCCGCTACCTGGAGAAGGAGATCAGACGTGACGGCATCCCCATGCTGGAGATCCCCGGAGAGTGTCCCGAAGCGCCTCAACCCAGGGAGATGATCGATCTTGAA GCGACCTTCGAAAAGCTTGAGAATGAGCTGCGAGAGGTTAACCAGAACGCTGAGGCTCTTAAGAGGAACTACCTCGAGTTAACAGAATTAAAACACATTTTGAGGAAGACTCAAGTGTTCTTCGATGAG CACGAGGGCGGGGCGAATACTACCGAGTCGATGACGCGGGCTCTCATATCCGACGATCCTAACAGGCATATGGGCCATGTTCAGCTCGG TTTACGGGATAAGCAAGAATCCTTGGAATTTCTGCCCTG TTTCGTCGCGGGCGTGATTCTGAGGGAGAGAATACCGGCGTTCGAGCGCATGTTGTGGCGGGCCTGCAGGGGAAACGTGTTCCTGAGGCAGGCTGAGATCGACACGCCCCTGGAAGATCCATCATCA TCGGATCAGGTTTACAAATCGGTGTTCATCATATTCTTCCAAGGCGACCAGCTGAAGACGCGCGTCAAGAAAATATGCGAAGGTTTCAGGGCGACGCTGTATCCGTGCCCGGAGTCGCCGGCCGACCGCCGGGAGATGGCCATGGGCGTCATGACCAGGATCGAGGATCTGAACACC GTCTTAGGTCAGACCCAGGACCATCGTCACCGCGTGCTGGTCGCCGCCGCCAAGAACATTAAGAACTGGTTCGTGAAAGTGCGCAAGATCAAGGCCATCTACCACACGTTGAATCTGTTCAATCTGGACGTGACCCAGAAGTGCCTCATCGCCGAGTGCTGGGTGCCCGCGCTCGACATGGAGACTATCCAACTGGCTCTGAGGAGAGGAACG GAACGCAGTGGCAGCTCGGTTCCCCCGATCCTCAACCGGATGGAGACTATAGAAGACCCGCCGACGTATAACAGGACCAATAAGTTCACTTCGGCCTTCCAGCACCTCATCTACGCGTACGGCGTGGCCACGTACCGCGAGGTCAACCCGG CACCCTACACGGTCATAACGTTCCCGTTCTTGTTCGCGGTGATGTTCGGCGACCTCGGCCACGGCGCCATCATGGCCGCCTTCGGGTTCTGGATGTGCTACAAGGAGAAGCCGCTGCAGGCCAAGAAAATCGACAGCGAG ATCTGGAATATATTCTTCGGCGGTCGCTACATCATCCTGCTCATGGGCCTGTTCTCGATGTACACGGGCCTCATATACAACGACATATTCTCGAAGAGCTTGAACATATTCGGCTCGTCGTGGAGGAACAACTACGACGGCTCCACGCTGCAGAGCAACCAGCTGCTGCAGCTGAACCCCGACTCCAAAGACTACCTGCAGTACCCTTACCCGTTCGGCATCGACCCGGTCTGGCAG cTCGCAGAAGCCAACAAGATTATCTTCATGAACGGTTACAAGATGAAGATTTCTATCATAATAGGTGTCTTCCACATGTTGTTCGGTGTCTGTCTCTCGCTTTGGAATCATTT GTACTTCAAGCGTCGCATCAGCATCTACGTGGAGTTCATCCCCCAGATACTGTTCCTGAGCCTGCTGTTCTTCTACATGGTGCTGCTCATGTTCATCAAGTGGACCACGTACGGCGCCACGCCCGGACACTTCGGCAGCCAGGACCCCG AGATAGTGAAGACGAGCGCGTTCTGCGCCCCGTCCATCCTCATCACGTTCATCAACATGATGCTGTTCAAGCACGACAAGAACACGCGGCCGCAGTGCGACGACTTCATGTTCTCCGGACAGATGTTCATACAGAAG CTGTTCGTGATCGTGGCTCTGCTGTGCGTGCCCATCATGCTGTTCGGGAAGCCGTACTTCATCATGCGCGAGCAGAAGCAGCGCGCC AGACAAGGTCACCAGCCGGTAGAAGGTAACGCCGAGAACGGCACGGCGGGCGGCGCTCCCGTCCCGGCCTCGGGACATCACGACGAAGAGATCACCGAGGTCTTCATTCACCAG GCCATCCACACCATAGAGTTCGTGTTGGGCAGCGTGTCGCACACGGCGTCGTACCTGCGGCTGTGGGCGCTCTCCCTCGCGCACGCGCAGCTCGCTGAGGTCGCCTGGAACATGCTGCTCAGGAAGG GTCTGATGTCCAACGACTACCAGGGCGGGATCTTCCTGTACGTGGTGTTCGCGGGCTGGGCGGCCATCTCCGTCTCCATCCTCGTGCTCATGGAGGGGCTCTCGGCCTTCCTGCACACGCTGCGTCTGCACTGGTATGGGCACACACCAAACCAATACATTTCAtccattcaaattcaaattcaaaatcatttatttcaacttagatgtcagcataacacatttcttgaatgtcaaaatataaataacaatgttaactctaccaccgcttccaaaaaaagccacagtcctgagaagaaccggcgaaacaaacacagcaggcttttttttgttttttctcaattttttatttttttttaa
- the LOC101738141 gene encoding V-type proton ATPase 116 kDa subunit a 1 isoform X6, whose amino-acid sequence MGSLFRSEEMTLCQLFLQSEAAYACVSELGELGLVQFRDLNPDVNAFQRKFVNEVRRCDEMERKLRYLEKEIRRDGIPMLEIPGECPEAPQPREMIDLEATFEKLENELREVNQNAEALKRNYLELTELKHILRKTQVFFDEMADPSREEEQVTLLGEEGLMAGGQALKLGFVAGVILRERIPAFERMLWRACRGNVFLRQAEIDTPLEDPSSSDQVYKSVFIIFFQGDQLKTRVKKICEGFRATLYPCPESPADRREMAMGVMTRIEDLNTVLGQTQDHRHRVLVAAAKNIKNWFVKVRKIKAIYHTLNLFNLDVTQKCLIAECWVPALDMETIQLALRRGTERSGSSVPPILNRMETIEDPPTYNRTNKFTSAFQHLIYAYGVATYREVNPAPYTVITFPFLFAVMFGDLGHGAIMAAFGFWMCYKEKPLQAKKIDSEIWNIFFGGRYIILLMGLFSMYTGLIYNDIFSKSLNIFGSSWRNNYDGSTLQSNQLLQLNPDSKDYLQYPYPFGIDPVWQLAEANKIIFMNGYKMKISIIIGVFHMLFGVCLSLWNHLYFKRRISIYVEFIPQILFLSLLFFYMVLLMFIKWTTYGATPGHFGSQDPEIVKTSAFCAPSILITFINMMLFKHDKNTRPQCDDFMFSGQMFIQKLFVIVALLCVPIMLFGKPYFIMREQKQRARQGHQPVEGNAENGTAGGAPVPASGHHDEEITEVFIHQAIHTIEFVLGSVSHTASYLRLWALSLAHAQLAEVAWNMLLRKGLMSNDYQGGIFLYVVFAGWAAISVSILVLMEGLSAFLHTLRLHWVEFQSKFYGGEGYLFQPFSFEIILDSAGQAEE is encoded by the exons ATGGGGTCTTTGTTTCGGAGTGAGGAGATGACACTATGTCAGCTTTTCCTGCAAAGTGAAGCTGCTTATGCCTGCGTGTCCGAGCTCGGGGAGTTGGGGCTAGTTCAGTTCCGAGAT TTGAATCCTGACGTAAATGCCTTCCAACGTAAGTTCGTCAATGAAGTACGTCGCTGCGATGAGATGGAACGTAAGCTCCGCTACCTGGAGAAGGAGATCAGACGTGACGGCATCCCCATGCTGGAGATCCCCGGAGAGTGTCCCGAAGCGCCTCAACCCAGGGAGATGATCGATCTTGAA GCGACCTTCGAAAAGCTTGAGAATGAGCTGCGAGAGGTTAACCAGAACGCTGAGGCTCTTAAGAGGAACTACCTCGAGTTAACAGAATTAAAACACATTTTGAGGAAGACTCAAGTGTTCTTCGATGAG ATGGCGGATCCGTCGAGGGAGGAGGAACAAGTCACCCTACTGGGGGAGGAGGGCCTCATGGCGGGAGGGCAAGCGCTCAAGCTGGG TTTCGTCGCGGGCGTGATTCTGAGGGAGAGAATACCGGCGTTCGAGCGCATGTTGTGGCGGGCCTGCAGGGGAAACGTGTTCCTGAGGCAGGCTGAGATCGACACGCCCCTGGAAGATCCATCATCA TCGGATCAGGTTTACAAATCGGTGTTCATCATATTCTTCCAAGGCGACCAGCTGAAGACGCGCGTCAAGAAAATATGCGAAGGTTTCAGGGCGACGCTGTATCCGTGCCCGGAGTCGCCGGCCGACCGCCGGGAGATGGCCATGGGCGTCATGACCAGGATCGAGGATCTGAACACC GTCTTAGGTCAGACCCAGGACCATCGTCACCGCGTGCTGGTCGCCGCCGCCAAGAACATTAAGAACTGGTTCGTGAAAGTGCGCAAGATCAAGGCCATCTACCACACGTTGAATCTGTTCAATCTGGACGTGACCCAGAAGTGCCTCATCGCCGAGTGCTGGGTGCCCGCGCTCGACATGGAGACTATCCAACTGGCTCTGAGGAGAGGAACG GAACGCAGTGGCAGCTCGGTTCCCCCGATCCTCAACCGGATGGAGACTATAGAAGACCCGCCGACGTATAACAGGACCAATAAGTTCACTTCGGCCTTCCAGCACCTCATCTACGCGTACGGCGTGGCCACGTACCGCGAGGTCAACCCGG CACCCTACACGGTCATAACGTTCCCGTTCTTGTTCGCGGTGATGTTCGGCGACCTCGGCCACGGCGCCATCATGGCCGCCTTCGGGTTCTGGATGTGCTACAAGGAGAAGCCGCTGCAGGCCAAGAAAATCGACAGCGAG ATCTGGAATATATTCTTCGGCGGTCGCTACATCATCCTGCTCATGGGCCTGTTCTCGATGTACACGGGCCTCATATACAACGACATATTCTCGAAGAGCTTGAACATATTCGGCTCGTCGTGGAGGAACAACTACGACGGCTCCACGCTGCAGAGCAACCAGCTGCTGCAGCTGAACCCCGACTCCAAAGACTACCTGCAGTACCCTTACCCGTTCGGCATCGACCCGGTCTGGCAG cTCGCAGAAGCCAACAAGATTATCTTCATGAACGGTTACAAGATGAAGATTTCTATCATAATAGGTGTCTTCCACATGTTGTTCGGTGTCTGTCTCTCGCTTTGGAATCATTT GTACTTCAAGCGTCGCATCAGCATCTACGTGGAGTTCATCCCCCAGATACTGTTCCTGAGCCTGCTGTTCTTCTACATGGTGCTGCTCATGTTCATCAAGTGGACCACGTACGGCGCCACGCCCGGACACTTCGGCAGCCAGGACCCCG AGATAGTGAAGACGAGCGCGTTCTGCGCCCCGTCCATCCTCATCACGTTCATCAACATGATGCTGTTCAAGCACGACAAGAACACGCGGCCGCAGTGCGACGACTTCATGTTCTCCGGACAGATGTTCATACAGAAG CTGTTCGTGATCGTGGCTCTGCTGTGCGTGCCCATCATGCTGTTCGGGAAGCCGTACTTCATCATGCGCGAGCAGAAGCAGCGCGCC AGACAAGGTCACCAGCCGGTAGAAGGTAACGCCGAGAACGGCACGGCGGGCGGCGCTCCCGTCCCGGCCTCGGGACATCACGACGAAGAGATCACCGAGGTCTTCATTCACCAG GCCATCCACACCATAGAGTTCGTGTTGGGCAGCGTGTCGCACACGGCGTCGTACCTGCGGCTGTGGGCGCTCTCCCTCGCGCACGCGCAGCTCGCTGAGGTCGCCTGGAACATGCTGCTCAGGAAGG GTCTGATGTCCAACGACTACCAGGGCGGGATCTTCCTGTACGTGGTGTTCGCGGGCTGGGCGGCCATCTCCGTCTCCATCCTCGTGCTCATGGAGGGGCTCTCGGCCTTCCTGCACACGCTGCGTCTGCACTG GGTCGAGTTCCAGAGCAAGTTCTACGGAGGAGAAGGCTACCTCTTCCAGCCCTTCTCGTTCGAGATCATTCTAGACTCGGCGGGTCAGGCAGAAGAATAA
- the LOC101738141 gene encoding V-type proton ATPase 116 kDa subunit a 1 isoform X4, protein MGSLFRSEEMTLCQLFLQSEAAYACVSELGELGLVQFRDLNPDVNAFQRKFVNEVRRCDEMERKLRYLEKEIRRDGIPMLEIPGECPEAPQPREMIDLEATFEKLENELREVNQNAEALKRNYLELTELKHILRKTQVFFDEHEGGANTTESMTRALISDDPNRHMGHVQLGLRDKQESLEFLPCFVAGVILRERIPAFERMLWRACRGNVFLRQAEIDTPLEDPSSSDQVYKSVFIIFFQGDQLKTRVKKICEGFRATLYPCPESPADRREMAMGVMTRIEDLNTVLGQTQDHRHRVLVAAAKNIKNWFVKVRKIKAIYHTLNLFNLDVTQKCLIAECWVPALDMETIQLALRRGTERSGSSVPPILNRMETIEDPPTYNRTNKFTSAFQHLIYAYGVATYREVNPAPYTVITFPFLFAVMFGDLGHGAIMAAFGFWMCYKEKPLQAKKIDSEIWNIFFGGRYIILLMGLFSMYTGLIYNDIFSKSLNIFGSSWRNNYDGSTLQSNQLLQLNPDSKDYLQYPYPFGIDPVWQLAEANKIIFMNGYKMKISIIIGVFHMLFGVCLSLWNHLYFKRRISIYVEFIPQILFLSLLFFYMVLLMFIKWTTYGATPGHFGSQDPEIVKTSAFCAPSILITFINMMLFKHDKNTRPQCDDFMFSGQMFIQKLFVIVALLCVPIMLFGKPYFIMREQKQRARQGHQPVEGNAENGTAGGAPVPASGHHDEEITEVFIHQAIHTIEFVLGSVSHTASYLRLWALSLAHAQLAEVAWNMLLRKGLMSNDYQGGIFLYVVFAGWAAISVSILVLMEGLSAFLHTLRLHWVEFQSKFYGGEGYLFQPFSFEIILDSAGQAEE, encoded by the exons ATGGGGTCTTTGTTTCGGAGTGAGGAGATGACACTATGTCAGCTTTTCCTGCAAAGTGAAGCTGCTTATGCCTGCGTGTCCGAGCTCGGGGAGTTGGGGCTAGTTCAGTTCCGAGAT TTGAATCCTGACGTAAATGCCTTCCAACGTAAGTTCGTCAATGAAGTACGTCGCTGCGATGAGATGGAACGTAAGCTCCGCTACCTGGAGAAGGAGATCAGACGTGACGGCATCCCCATGCTGGAGATCCCCGGAGAGTGTCCCGAAGCGCCTCAACCCAGGGAGATGATCGATCTTGAA GCGACCTTCGAAAAGCTTGAGAATGAGCTGCGAGAGGTTAACCAGAACGCTGAGGCTCTTAAGAGGAACTACCTCGAGTTAACAGAATTAAAACACATTTTGAGGAAGACTCAAGTGTTCTTCGATGAG CACGAGGGCGGGGCGAATACTACCGAGTCGATGACGCGGGCTCTCATATCCGACGATCCTAACAGGCATATGGGCCATGTTCAGCTCGG TTTACGGGATAAGCAAGAATCCTTGGAATTTCTGCCCTG TTTCGTCGCGGGCGTGATTCTGAGGGAGAGAATACCGGCGTTCGAGCGCATGTTGTGGCGGGCCTGCAGGGGAAACGTGTTCCTGAGGCAGGCTGAGATCGACACGCCCCTGGAAGATCCATCATCA TCGGATCAGGTTTACAAATCGGTGTTCATCATATTCTTCCAAGGCGACCAGCTGAAGACGCGCGTCAAGAAAATATGCGAAGGTTTCAGGGCGACGCTGTATCCGTGCCCGGAGTCGCCGGCCGACCGCCGGGAGATGGCCATGGGCGTCATGACCAGGATCGAGGATCTGAACACC GTCTTAGGTCAGACCCAGGACCATCGTCACCGCGTGCTGGTCGCCGCCGCCAAGAACATTAAGAACTGGTTCGTGAAAGTGCGCAAGATCAAGGCCATCTACCACACGTTGAATCTGTTCAATCTGGACGTGACCCAGAAGTGCCTCATCGCCGAGTGCTGGGTGCCCGCGCTCGACATGGAGACTATCCAACTGGCTCTGAGGAGAGGAACG GAACGCAGTGGCAGCTCGGTTCCCCCGATCCTCAACCGGATGGAGACTATAGAAGACCCGCCGACGTATAACAGGACCAATAAGTTCACTTCGGCCTTCCAGCACCTCATCTACGCGTACGGCGTGGCCACGTACCGCGAGGTCAACCCGG CACCCTACACGGTCATAACGTTCCCGTTCTTGTTCGCGGTGATGTTCGGCGACCTCGGCCACGGCGCCATCATGGCCGCCTTCGGGTTCTGGATGTGCTACAAGGAGAAGCCGCTGCAGGCCAAGAAAATCGACAGCGAG ATCTGGAATATATTCTTCGGCGGTCGCTACATCATCCTGCTCATGGGCCTGTTCTCGATGTACACGGGCCTCATATACAACGACATATTCTCGAAGAGCTTGAACATATTCGGCTCGTCGTGGAGGAACAACTACGACGGCTCCACGCTGCAGAGCAACCAGCTGCTGCAGCTGAACCCCGACTCCAAAGACTACCTGCAGTACCCTTACCCGTTCGGCATCGACCCGGTCTGGCAG cTCGCAGAAGCCAACAAGATTATCTTCATGAACGGTTACAAGATGAAGATTTCTATCATAATAGGTGTCTTCCACATGTTGTTCGGTGTCTGTCTCTCGCTTTGGAATCATTT GTACTTCAAGCGTCGCATCAGCATCTACGTGGAGTTCATCCCCCAGATACTGTTCCTGAGCCTGCTGTTCTTCTACATGGTGCTGCTCATGTTCATCAAGTGGACCACGTACGGCGCCACGCCCGGACACTTCGGCAGCCAGGACCCCG AGATAGTGAAGACGAGCGCGTTCTGCGCCCCGTCCATCCTCATCACGTTCATCAACATGATGCTGTTCAAGCACGACAAGAACACGCGGCCGCAGTGCGACGACTTCATGTTCTCCGGACAGATGTTCATACAGAAG CTGTTCGTGATCGTGGCTCTGCTGTGCGTGCCCATCATGCTGTTCGGGAAGCCGTACTTCATCATGCGCGAGCAGAAGCAGCGCGCC AGACAAGGTCACCAGCCGGTAGAAGGTAACGCCGAGAACGGCACGGCGGGCGGCGCTCCCGTCCCGGCCTCGGGACATCACGACGAAGAGATCACCGAGGTCTTCATTCACCAG GCCATCCACACCATAGAGTTCGTGTTGGGCAGCGTGTCGCACACGGCGTCGTACCTGCGGCTGTGGGCGCTCTCCCTCGCGCACGCGCAGCTCGCTGAGGTCGCCTGGAACATGCTGCTCAGGAAGG GTCTGATGTCCAACGACTACCAGGGCGGGATCTTCCTGTACGTGGTGTTCGCGGGCTGGGCGGCCATCTCCGTCTCCATCCTCGTGCTCATGGAGGGGCTCTCGGCCTTCCTGCACACGCTGCGTCTGCACTG GGTCGAGTTCCAGAGCAAGTTCTACGGAGGAGAAGGCTACCTCTTCCAGCCCTTCTCGTTCGAGATCATTCTAGACTCGGCGGGTCAGGCAGAAGAATAA
- the LOC101738141 gene encoding V-type proton ATPase 116 kDa subunit a 1 isoform X2: MGSLFRSEEMTLCQLFLQSEAAYACVSELGELGLVQFRDLNPDVNAFQRKFVNEVRRCDEMERKLRYLEKEIRRDGIPMLEIPGECPEAPQPREMIDLEATFEKLENELREVNQNAEALKRNYLELTELKHILRKTQVFFDEHEGGANTTESMTRALISDDPNRHMGHVQLGFVAGVILRERIPAFERMLWRACRGNVFLRQAEIDTPLEDPSSSDQVYKSVFIIFFQGDQLKTRVKKICEGFRATLYPCPESPADRREMAMGVMTRIEDLNTVLGQTQDHRHRVLVAAAKNIKNWFVKVRKIKAIYHTLNLFNLDVTQKCLIAECWVPALDMETIQLALRRGTERSGSSVPPILNRMETIEDPPTYNRTNKFTSAFQHLIYAYGVATYREVNPAPYTVITFPFLFAVMFGDLGHGAIMAAFGFWMCYKEKPLQAKKIDSEIWNIFFGGRYIILLMGLFSMYTGLIYNDIFSKSLNIFGSSWRNNYDGSTLQSNQLLQLNPDSKDYLQYPYPFGIDPVWQLAEANKIIFMNGYKMKISIIIGVFHMLFGVCLSLWNHLYFKRRISIYVEFIPQILFLSLLFFYMVLLMFIKWTTYGATPGHFGSQDPEIVKTSAFCAPSILITFINMMLFKHDKNTRPQCDDFMFSGQMFIQKLFVIVALLCVPIMLFGKPYFIMREQKQRARQGHQPVEGNAENGTAGGAPVPASGHHDEEITEVFIHQAIHTIEFVLGSVSHTASYLRLWALSLAHAQLAEVAWNMLLRKGLMSNDYQGGIFLYVVFAGWAAISVSILVLMEGLSAFLHTLRLHWYGHTPNQYISSIQIQIQNHLFQLRCQHNTFLECQNINNNVNSTTASKKSHSPEKNRRNKHSRLFFVFSQFFIFF, translated from the exons ATGGGGTCTTTGTTTCGGAGTGAGGAGATGACACTATGTCAGCTTTTCCTGCAAAGTGAAGCTGCTTATGCCTGCGTGTCCGAGCTCGGGGAGTTGGGGCTAGTTCAGTTCCGAGAT TTGAATCCTGACGTAAATGCCTTCCAACGTAAGTTCGTCAATGAAGTACGTCGCTGCGATGAGATGGAACGTAAGCTCCGCTACCTGGAGAAGGAGATCAGACGTGACGGCATCCCCATGCTGGAGATCCCCGGAGAGTGTCCCGAAGCGCCTCAACCCAGGGAGATGATCGATCTTGAA GCGACCTTCGAAAAGCTTGAGAATGAGCTGCGAGAGGTTAACCAGAACGCTGAGGCTCTTAAGAGGAACTACCTCGAGTTAACAGAATTAAAACACATTTTGAGGAAGACTCAAGTGTTCTTCGATGAG CACGAGGGCGGGGCGAATACTACCGAGTCGATGACGCGGGCTCTCATATCCGACGATCCTAACAGGCATATGGGCCATGTTCAGCTCGG TTTCGTCGCGGGCGTGATTCTGAGGGAGAGAATACCGGCGTTCGAGCGCATGTTGTGGCGGGCCTGCAGGGGAAACGTGTTCCTGAGGCAGGCTGAGATCGACACGCCCCTGGAAGATCCATCATCA TCGGATCAGGTTTACAAATCGGTGTTCATCATATTCTTCCAAGGCGACCAGCTGAAGACGCGCGTCAAGAAAATATGCGAAGGTTTCAGGGCGACGCTGTATCCGTGCCCGGAGTCGCCGGCCGACCGCCGGGAGATGGCCATGGGCGTCATGACCAGGATCGAGGATCTGAACACC GTCTTAGGTCAGACCCAGGACCATCGTCACCGCGTGCTGGTCGCCGCCGCCAAGAACATTAAGAACTGGTTCGTGAAAGTGCGCAAGATCAAGGCCATCTACCACACGTTGAATCTGTTCAATCTGGACGTGACCCAGAAGTGCCTCATCGCCGAGTGCTGGGTGCCCGCGCTCGACATGGAGACTATCCAACTGGCTCTGAGGAGAGGAACG GAACGCAGTGGCAGCTCGGTTCCCCCGATCCTCAACCGGATGGAGACTATAGAAGACCCGCCGACGTATAACAGGACCAATAAGTTCACTTCGGCCTTCCAGCACCTCATCTACGCGTACGGCGTGGCCACGTACCGCGAGGTCAACCCGG CACCCTACACGGTCATAACGTTCCCGTTCTTGTTCGCGGTGATGTTCGGCGACCTCGGCCACGGCGCCATCATGGCCGCCTTCGGGTTCTGGATGTGCTACAAGGAGAAGCCGCTGCAGGCCAAGAAAATCGACAGCGAG ATCTGGAATATATTCTTCGGCGGTCGCTACATCATCCTGCTCATGGGCCTGTTCTCGATGTACACGGGCCTCATATACAACGACATATTCTCGAAGAGCTTGAACATATTCGGCTCGTCGTGGAGGAACAACTACGACGGCTCCACGCTGCAGAGCAACCAGCTGCTGCAGCTGAACCCCGACTCCAAAGACTACCTGCAGTACCCTTACCCGTTCGGCATCGACCCGGTCTGGCAG cTCGCAGAAGCCAACAAGATTATCTTCATGAACGGTTACAAGATGAAGATTTCTATCATAATAGGTGTCTTCCACATGTTGTTCGGTGTCTGTCTCTCGCTTTGGAATCATTT GTACTTCAAGCGTCGCATCAGCATCTACGTGGAGTTCATCCCCCAGATACTGTTCCTGAGCCTGCTGTTCTTCTACATGGTGCTGCTCATGTTCATCAAGTGGACCACGTACGGCGCCACGCCCGGACACTTCGGCAGCCAGGACCCCG AGATAGTGAAGACGAGCGCGTTCTGCGCCCCGTCCATCCTCATCACGTTCATCAACATGATGCTGTTCAAGCACGACAAGAACACGCGGCCGCAGTGCGACGACTTCATGTTCTCCGGACAGATGTTCATACAGAAG CTGTTCGTGATCGTGGCTCTGCTGTGCGTGCCCATCATGCTGTTCGGGAAGCCGTACTTCATCATGCGCGAGCAGAAGCAGCGCGCC AGACAAGGTCACCAGCCGGTAGAAGGTAACGCCGAGAACGGCACGGCGGGCGGCGCTCCCGTCCCGGCCTCGGGACATCACGACGAAGAGATCACCGAGGTCTTCATTCACCAG GCCATCCACACCATAGAGTTCGTGTTGGGCAGCGTGTCGCACACGGCGTCGTACCTGCGGCTGTGGGCGCTCTCCCTCGCGCACGCGCAGCTCGCTGAGGTCGCCTGGAACATGCTGCTCAGGAAGG GTCTGATGTCCAACGACTACCAGGGCGGGATCTTCCTGTACGTGGTGTTCGCGGGCTGGGCGGCCATCTCCGTCTCCATCCTCGTGCTCATGGAGGGGCTCTCGGCCTTCCTGCACACGCTGCGTCTGCACTGGTATGGGCACACACCAAACCAATACATTTCAtccattcaaattcaaattcaaaatcatttatttcaacttagatgtcagcataacacatttcttgaatgtcaaaatataaataacaatgttaactctaccaccgcttccaaaaaaagccacagtcctgagaagaaccggcgaaacaaacacagcaggcttttttttgttttttctcaattttttatttttttttaa